In Euphorbia lathyris chromosome 9, ddEupLath1.1, whole genome shotgun sequence, the following are encoded in one genomic region:
- the LOC136205777 gene encoding serine/threonine-protein kinase ZRK1-like isoform X3 — protein MINFPFFILPLLLRELSSLSTVTEKMISCFRVNKKDQAMENLTRNGGLLLEKLIAFTNGREGLYILYNGLLQNRKVIVKKYKDETYLKDSAIKYDRNLEDCISDIVFSSQTKLHNHVLKLLGCCLDSSIPILVFEDAEKRSLDDYIYNLNNRPDFRPLSWKNRVKIAVDVANVIAYLHTAFSRPIVHRNIKTRIILLDEDYGAKLSDFSLSISMPEGETHLNDAVKGTIGHIAPEYARELTFNEKIDVYSFGVVLLVLLTGQNPCIPFPDIEHEYSGMVFVINKRIENDRLEEIIDHTLFEDGTWSEKEQQIRAFLMLALHCTSKDPEDRPEITDVGKQLREMYQSLISN, from the exons ATGATTAACTTTCCTTTTTTTATTCTTCCACTTCTTCTTCGAGAGCTCAGTTCGCTAAGCACAG TGACAGAGAAGATGATCTCATGCTTTCGAGTCAACAAGAAGGATCAGGCAATGGAAAATCTAACAAGAAATGGAGGATTGTTGCTGGAGAAACTAATTGCTTTTACTAATGGCAGAG AAGGACTGTATATATTATACAACGGTTTGCTGCAAAATCGCAAAGTAATCGTTAAGAAATATAAAGATGAAACCTACCTCAAGGATTCTGCTATTAAGTATGACAGGAATCTTGAAGATTGTATCAGTGATATTGTGTTTTCATCACAAACGAAATTACATAATCACGTCCTCAAACTATTAGGTTGTTGCTTAGATTCTTCCATTCCGATTCTAGTTTTTGAAGATGCAGAGAAGAGAAGTCTTGATGATTACATTTACAATTTGAATAACAGACCCGATTTTCGACCTCTATCATGGAAAAATAGGGTGAAGATCGCAGTTGATGTAGCTAATGTGATTGCTTATCTTCACACTGCGTTTTCAAGGCCCATTGTTCATAGAAACATCAAAACCAGAATCATCTTATTAGATGAAGATTATGGAGCTAAATTGAGTGATTTTTCGCTATCTATATCTATGCCTGAAGGTGAAACCCATCTAAATGATGCTGTTAAAGGAACTATAGGACATATTGCTCCTGAATATGCTAGAGAACTCACATTTAATGAGAAGATTGATGTTTATAGTTTTGGTGTTGTTCTTCTTGTGCTTTTGACTGGACAAAATCCATGTATTCCTTTTCCTGATATTGAACATGAGTATTCTGGTATGGTTTTTGTTATCAACAAACGTATTGAGAATGATAGATTGGAAGAGATTATTGATCACACTCTATTTGAAGATGGAACATGGTCTGAGAAAGAGCAGCAAATAAGAGCTTTTTTAATGCTTGCCCTTCATTGTACTAGCAAAGATCCAGAAGATAGGCCGGAAATCACTGATGTAGGCAAGCAACTTAGGGAGATGTATCAATCCctaatttcaaattga
- the LOC136205777 gene encoding serine/threonine-protein kinase ZRK1-like isoform X1, whose product MINFPFFILPLLLRELSSLSTVTEKMISCFRVNKKDQAMENLTRNGGLLLEKLIAFTNGRGNSIGRSFSLNDLKIATHNYDSDQVILTEGLYILYNGLLQNRKVIVKKYKDETYLKDSAIKYDRNLEDCISDIVFSSQTKLHNHVLKLLGCCLDSSIPILVFEDAEKRSLDDYIYNLNNRPDFRPLSWKNRVKIAVDVANVIAYLHTAFSRPIVHRNIKTRIILLDEDYGAKLSDFSLSISMPEGETHLNDAVKGTIGHIAPEYARELTFNEKIDVYSFGVVLLVLLTGQNPCIPFPDIEHEYSGMVFVINKRIENDRLEEIIDHTLFEDGTWSEKEQQIRAFLMLALHCTSKDPEDRPEITDVGKQLREMYQSLISN is encoded by the exons ATGATTAACTTTCCTTTTTTTATTCTTCCACTTCTTCTTCGAGAGCTCAGTTCGCTAAGCACAG TGACAGAGAAGATGATCTCATGCTTTCGAGTCAACAAGAAGGATCAGGCAATGGAAAATCTAACAAGAAATGGAGGATTGTTGCTGGAGAAACTAATTGCTTTTACTAATGGCAGAGGTAATTCTATTGGCCGATCCTTTTCTCTTAATGACCTTAAGATTGCTACTCATAACTATGATTCAGATCAAGTGATTTTAACAGAAGGACTGTATATATTATACAACGGTTTGCTGCAAAATCGCAAAGTAATCGTTAAGAAATATAAAGATGAAACCTACCTCAAGGATTCTGCTATTAAGTATGACAGGAATCTTGAAGATTGTATCAGTGATATTGTGTTTTCATCACAAACGAAATTACATAATCACGTCCTCAAACTATTAGGTTGTTGCTTAGATTCTTCCATTCCGATTCTAGTTTTTGAAGATGCAGAGAAGAGAAGTCTTGATGATTACATTTACAATTTGAATAACAGACCCGATTTTCGACCTCTATCATGGAAAAATAGGGTGAAGATCGCAGTTGATGTAGCTAATGTGATTGCTTATCTTCACACTGCGTTTTCAAGGCCCATTGTTCATAGAAACATCAAAACCAGAATCATCTTATTAGATGAAGATTATGGAGCTAAATTGAGTGATTTTTCGCTATCTATATCTATGCCTGAAGGTGAAACCCATCTAAATGATGCTGTTAAAGGAACTATAGGACATATTGCTCCTGAATATGCTAGAGAACTCACATTTAATGAGAAGATTGATGTTTATAGTTTTGGTGTTGTTCTTCTTGTGCTTTTGACTGGACAAAATCCATGTATTCCTTTTCCTGATATTGAACATGAGTATTCTGGTATGGTTTTTGTTATCAACAAACGTATTGAGAATGATAGATTGGAAGAGATTATTGATCACACTCTATTTGAAGATGGAACATGGTCTGAGAAAGAGCAGCAAATAAGAGCTTTTTTAATGCTTGCCCTTCATTGTACTAGCAAAGATCCAGAAGATAGGCCGGAAATCACTGATGTAGGCAAGCAACTTAGGGAGATGTATCAATCCctaatttcaaattga
- the LOC136206603 gene encoding cullin-1-like translates to MADITSPEEAWEIIDDAIARKKAIADGESAAPFTTEENLRVYTCVYHLCNYKWKTSCKDQVYEKYTHILEERIMEKAIPKLLGKHGASLLTEVTKSWSDFKAFADSIFKFFLPLDRFCNRSFLDKVLPELVDTPRLWFCKLVCERLYGKIQEAAMNLVIQDREGKEIDRNILYSVFKFFLDLGEKGTTNYYAKFEQVLLAETSVYYSELSMEWWFWRDSYANYLRKVDWCLVQEEARADVYPCESTKEKLLMVMKYILLERNAKRWTQKLKADGVRAEDEELVRKYDSLSLNGDFFASAVLGSE, encoded by the exons ATGGCTGATATAACGTCGCCGGAGGAAGCATGGGAGATAATCGATGATGCCATTGCGAGAAAGAAAGCGATCGCCGATGGAGAGTCTGCCGCGCCATTTACCACCGAGGAGAATTTGCGGGTTTATAC CTGTGTTTATCATCTCTGCAATTATAAATGGAAAACGAGTTGCAAAGATCAGGTTTATGAGAAATACACCCATATTTTAGAGGAAAGGATCATGGAAAAG GCAATTCCGAAATTATTAGGCAAACATGGTGCTTCTCTATTAACAGAAGTTACAAAATCCTGGTCAGACTTCAAGGCGTTTGCAGATTCTATATTCAAGTTCTTTCTTCCCCTGGATCGTTTCTGTAACCGAAGTTTCCTTGACAAAGTACTCCCTGAACTTGTTGATACCCCAAGACTTTGGTTCTGCAAACTA GTTTGTGAGAGGCTGTATGGAAAAATTCAGGAAGCTGCAATGAACTTG GTTATTCAAGATCGTGAGGGGAAAGAAATTGATCGTAACATTCTCTACTCTGTATTTAAGTTTTTTCTAGACTTGGGAGAGAAAGGAACAACAAACTATTATGCAAAGTTTGAGCAGGTATTGCTGGCAGAAACTTCTGTTTACTACTCTGAGTTGTCCATGGAATGGTGGTTTTGGCGTGATTCGTATGCCAATTACCTTCGAAAG GTTGATTGGTGCTTGGTTCAAGAAGAAGCTAGAGCAGATGTTTACCCGTGCGAGtcaacaaaagaaaaattacTGATG GTCATGAAATACATATTGCTTGAAAGAAATGCCAAACGATGGACTCAGAAGCTAAAGGCGGACGGGGTGAGAGCTGAAGACGAG GAACTGGTTCGCAAGTATGATAGTTTAAGCCTCAATGGAGACTTCTTTGCATCTGCTGTGCTGGGGTCTGAATAG
- the LOC136205777 gene encoding serine/threonine-protein kinase ZRK1-like isoform X2: protein MISCFRVNKKDQAMENLTRNGGLLLEKLIAFTNGRGNSIGRSFSLNDLKIATHNYDSDQVILTEGLYILYNGLLQNRKVIVKKYKDETYLKDSAIKYDRNLEDCISDIVFSSQTKLHNHVLKLLGCCLDSSIPILVFEDAEKRSLDDYIYNLNNRPDFRPLSWKNRVKIAVDVANVIAYLHTAFSRPIVHRNIKTRIILLDEDYGAKLSDFSLSISMPEGETHLNDAVKGTIGHIAPEYARELTFNEKIDVYSFGVVLLVLLTGQNPCIPFPDIEHEYSGMVFVINKRIENDRLEEIIDHTLFEDGTWSEKEQQIRAFLMLALHCTSKDPEDRPEITDVGKQLREMYQSLISN, encoded by the coding sequence ATGATCTCATGCTTTCGAGTCAACAAGAAGGATCAGGCAATGGAAAATCTAACAAGAAATGGAGGATTGTTGCTGGAGAAACTAATTGCTTTTACTAATGGCAGAGGTAATTCTATTGGCCGATCCTTTTCTCTTAATGACCTTAAGATTGCTACTCATAACTATGATTCAGATCAAGTGATTTTAACAGAAGGACTGTATATATTATACAACGGTTTGCTGCAAAATCGCAAAGTAATCGTTAAGAAATATAAAGATGAAACCTACCTCAAGGATTCTGCTATTAAGTATGACAGGAATCTTGAAGATTGTATCAGTGATATTGTGTTTTCATCACAAACGAAATTACATAATCACGTCCTCAAACTATTAGGTTGTTGCTTAGATTCTTCCATTCCGATTCTAGTTTTTGAAGATGCAGAGAAGAGAAGTCTTGATGATTACATTTACAATTTGAATAACAGACCCGATTTTCGACCTCTATCATGGAAAAATAGGGTGAAGATCGCAGTTGATGTAGCTAATGTGATTGCTTATCTTCACACTGCGTTTTCAAGGCCCATTGTTCATAGAAACATCAAAACCAGAATCATCTTATTAGATGAAGATTATGGAGCTAAATTGAGTGATTTTTCGCTATCTATATCTATGCCTGAAGGTGAAACCCATCTAAATGATGCTGTTAAAGGAACTATAGGACATATTGCTCCTGAATATGCTAGAGAACTCACATTTAATGAGAAGATTGATGTTTATAGTTTTGGTGTTGTTCTTCTTGTGCTTTTGACTGGACAAAATCCATGTATTCCTTTTCCTGATATTGAACATGAGTATTCTGGTATGGTTTTTGTTATCAACAAACGTATTGAGAATGATAGATTGGAAGAGATTATTGATCACACTCTATTTGAAGATGGAACATGGTCTGAGAAAGAGCAGCAAATAAGAGCTTTTTTAATGCTTGCCCTTCATTGTACTAGCAAAGATCCAGAAGATAGGCCGGAAATCACTGATGTAGGCAAGCAACTTAGGGAGATGTATCAATCCctaatttcaaattga